From a single Nostoc edaphicum CCNP1411 genomic region:
- the rodA gene encoding rod shape-determining protein RodA — translation MLLKRSLPKIRWKSWVKPWQHVDWLLFCLPIAASIFGGLMILSTELKQPVTDWWWHWMVAGIGVLIALFLSRIRYELLMQWHWVTYAITNFSLIIVMIAGSSAKGAQRWIPIAGFNVQPSEFAKVGMIITLAALLHRRTASTLEGVFRVLAITAVPWGLIFLQPDLATSMVFCAIVLGMLYWANANPGWLILMISPVVAAILFSTSWPLAEPIVLFKELSFGPLGIVWSIAMAIVGWQTLPWRRFGLGTIGAGTLNILGGELGVFAWNHILKEYQKDRLTVFMNPDHDPLGAGYHLIQSRIAIGAGEIWGWGLFKGPMTQLNFVPEQHTDFIFSAVGEEFGFVGCLVVLFVFCLICFRLLHVAQTAKDNFGSLLAIGVLSMIVFQLIVNIGMTVGLAPVAGIPLPWMSYGRSAMLTNFISLGIVESVANFRQRQKYY, via the coding sequence ATGTTGTTAAAACGATCGCTCCCCAAAATTCGCTGGAAGTCTTGGGTTAAGCCCTGGCAGCATGTAGATTGGCTACTATTTTGTTTGCCGATAGCTGCTAGTATCTTTGGCGGACTAATGATTCTCAGTACGGAATTGAAACAGCCAGTAACTGACTGGTGGTGGCATTGGATGGTAGCGGGTATCGGCGTGCTTATAGCCCTGTTTTTATCTCGTATCCGTTACGAACTTTTGATGCAGTGGCACTGGGTAACTTATGCAATAACGAACTTCAGCTTAATCATAGTGATGATTGCTGGTAGTAGCGCTAAAGGGGCACAGCGGTGGATTCCTATTGCTGGTTTCAATGTCCAACCCTCAGAATTTGCCAAAGTCGGCATGATCATTACCTTAGCTGCTTTGCTACACAGGCGCACTGCTTCTACCCTCGAAGGTGTTTTCCGCGTTCTGGCAATCACTGCTGTACCTTGGGGATTAATATTTTTACAGCCAGATTTAGCAACATCAATGGTTTTTTGTGCGATCGTCTTAGGAATGCTGTACTGGGCAAATGCCAACCCAGGCTGGTTAATTCTGATGATTTCTCCTGTGGTTGCCGCCATTTTATTTAGTACATCTTGGCCATTAGCAGAGCCGATAGTTTTATTCAAAGAACTATCTTTTGGCCCATTAGGGATAGTTTGGTCAATTGCAATGGCTATTGTGGGCTGGCAAACTCTTCCCTGGCGTCGATTTGGTTTGGGCACTATCGGTGCGGGGACTCTCAATATACTGGGTGGCGAATTAGGAGTCTTCGCCTGGAACCATATTTTGAAAGAGTATCAAAAAGACCGGCTCACTGTATTCATGAACCCCGATCACGATCCACTCGGTGCTGGATATCATTTAATCCAATCTCGTATTGCTATTGGTGCCGGTGAAATTTGGGGATGGGGTCTGTTCAAGGGGCCAATGACGCAACTGAATTTCGTACCGGAACAGCATACAGACTTTATTTTCTCCGCAGTGGGGGAAGAATTTGGTTTTGTTGGTTGTTTGGTAGTGCTGTTTGTCTTCTGCTTAATTTGCTTCCGTCTACTGCATGTTGCCCAAACCGCCAAAGATAACTTTGGTTCCTTGTTGGCTATTGGCGTTTTGTCCATGATCGTATTTCAGCTGATTGTGAATATTGGCATGACTGTTGGTTTAGCGCCTGTGGCAGGAATTCCCCTACCTTGGATGAGTTATGGGCGTTCTGCGATGCTGACTAACTTCATTTCCTTGGGAATAGTAGAATCGGTAGCAAATTTTCGACAAAGGCAGAAGTATTATTGA
- a CDS encoding NAD(P)H dehydrogenase subunit NdhS, producing MILPGATVRVNNPADTYYRYEGLVQRLTDGKVAVLFEGGNWDKLVTFRLSELELVETTAGRKKAK from the coding sequence ATGATTCTGCCTGGAGCAACTGTTCGCGTCAACAATCCCGCAGATACCTATTATCGCTACGAAGGACTCGTGCAACGACTAACTGATGGCAAAGTAGCCGTATTATTTGAGGGTGGTAACTGGGATAAATTAGTTACTTTCCGCCTGAGTGAATTGGAACTCGTAGAGACCACAGCCGGACGTAAAAAAGCCAAATAA
- a CDS encoding HAS-barrel domain-containing protein — protein sequence MRLPLPQFATGDRHPNHIAEVIETTSTEFLAQCLEPEDLSFPSMPPFGSWVCSVDEESGNQIYAVVYYATTMPIDSVHRARALGLSLQDLREEQPQIFAMLRTEFRAAIVGFELSSQNQSYNQRVYQYLPPRPPQIHQAVYRCEPEAIIKFTEELDFLRTLLCINGAPIESLTAAAIRDVYQLRKADREWLIKAGRNLSVLLKDDYDRLRFILSQIHP from the coding sequence ATGCGCCTCCCCCTACCACAGTTTGCCACTGGCGATCGCCATCCCAACCACATTGCGGAGGTGATTGAAACTACTAGTACTGAATTTTTAGCTCAGTGTTTAGAACCAGAAGACTTGAGCTTTCCCTCCATGCCACCCTTTGGTAGTTGGGTCTGCTCTGTAGATGAAGAATCTGGTAATCAAATTTATGCTGTAGTGTATTATGCCACAACCATGCCCATAGATTCTGTACATCGGGCGAGAGCATTGGGGTTGTCATTGCAAGATTTACGGGAGGAACAACCCCAAATATTTGCCATGCTGAGAACGGAATTTCGGGCTGCGATCGTGGGCTTTGAACTATCTTCGCAAAATCAAAGTTATAACCAAAGAGTATATCAGTATCTACCACCCCGTCCCCCGCAAATTCATCAGGCTGTTTATCGGTGTGAACCAGAAGCTATTATTAAATTTACTGAAGAACTAGATTTCTTAAGGACACTCCTTTGTATCAATGGTGCGCCAATAGAGTCTTTGACCGCAGCTGCCATTCGAGATGTATACCAGTTACGCAAAGCTGACCGAGAATGGCTAATTAAAGCTGGACGTAACTTGAGCGTGCTACTTAAAGACGACTACGATCGCTTGCGGTTCATTTTGAGTCAAATCCACCCGTAG
- a CDS encoding cation:proton antiporter: protein MELISQVLVLEPTSQVLGKEPIVPFAILLVVILVIPIMFERLRLPGLVGLVFSGLVLGPSGWNLFQSDSPMINLLSDIGLIYLLFVAGLEVDLEQFRRQKSRAFGFASLTFSVPLVMGTLVGLILGYGWNTSILIGSLFASYTLLAYPIISRLGVVNNEAVTVTTGAKIFTDIGAVLILAVCVAMADDEVFSFAELLTLSGRLTIYSVAVVTGFDWAGKEFFKRSGDDEGNKFLFVLLSVFLAAVGAQLIGVEKIVGAFLAGLAVNEAVGEGPVKEKVVFIGSVLFIPIFFVDLGLLINLPAFVNNLDTLKLTLLMIVGLIVSKLIAALLTKLVYRYNWQEMLTMWSLSLPQVATTLAATLVGYRAGLLPLEVLHSIIVLMVVTSTLGPLITSRIAVGLNSSVAEDPPLPLSDQKAPEIDSAFTIVVPVYNPHTQQYLIEMAALLARQSQGKIVPLAIANAAAHMDAPQLEASLQRSERLLTKATAQSRVLGVPTEAVLRIDDAFAQGISRAAREQKANLIVMGWGKRTGLRARLFGNVIDGVLWASHCPVAVTRLVESPKKIQRILVPIENLTAPTLQPVQFAQMLAEANQSHITVLNVCDRRTSSSKIAWRRSHLSLLVSKLALTNAPEIQIIAHENVAQAILQAARLYDLVVLPFIRNRTSPGGLTISDVTTQLASQLTCSIVMLGEPQRTQTNVITSNTVTSITSAV from the coding sequence ATGGAACTCATATCACAAGTTCTTGTTCTGGAACCAACTTCCCAAGTTCTTGGCAAGGAACCAATTGTTCCCTTTGCTATTTTGTTGGTGGTCATCTTAGTTATACCCATCATGTTTGAGCGACTAAGATTACCAGGATTAGTGGGTTTGGTTTTCTCAGGGCTAGTACTTGGGCCTTCAGGTTGGAATCTATTCCAGTCTGACTCACCGATGATTAACCTACTATCAGACATTGGGTTAATTTATTTACTGTTTGTCGCAGGGCTAGAAGTTGATCTAGAACAGTTTCGCCGCCAGAAAAGTCGCGCTTTTGGATTTGCTAGCTTGACTTTCAGTGTACCCCTGGTAATGGGAACCCTAGTAGGACTAATCTTAGGCTATGGCTGGAATACTTCAATCTTAATTGGCTCTTTATTTGCTTCCTATACCCTTTTGGCATATCCCATAATCAGTCGTTTGGGAGTGGTAAACAACGAAGCTGTTACTGTCACCACTGGAGCTAAGATTTTTACAGATATTGGTGCAGTGCTGATATTAGCCGTTTGTGTAGCTATGGCTGATGATGAAGTATTCAGCTTTGCAGAACTACTCACTTTGTCTGGTCGGTTAACTATTTACTCTGTTGCCGTTGTCACAGGCTTTGATTGGGCAGGCAAAGAATTTTTCAAGCGATCTGGAGACGACGAAGGAAACAAATTTTTGTTTGTGTTGCTTTCTGTGTTTCTAGCGGCTGTAGGTGCTCAATTGATTGGGGTAGAAAAAATTGTTGGTGCTTTTTTAGCGGGTTTGGCGGTGAATGAAGCTGTGGGTGAAGGGCCAGTCAAAGAAAAGGTGGTATTTATTGGCAGTGTGCTGTTCATTCCCATTTTCTTTGTTGACCTTGGTTTACTGATCAATCTACCCGCCTTTGTAAATAACCTAGATACGCTGAAGTTAACGCTGTTGATGATCGTTGGTTTGATTGTCAGTAAATTGATTGCAGCTTTATTAACGAAACTGGTTTACCGCTATAACTGGCAAGAAATGCTAACGATGTGGTCGCTGTCACTTCCCCAGGTTGCTACAACCTTAGCAGCAACGTTAGTAGGATATCGGGCTGGGTTGCTGCCACTAGAAGTATTACACAGCATCATTGTCTTAATGGTTGTCACATCAACCTTGGGCCCTTTGATTACCAGTCGAATAGCTGTTGGTTTGAATTCCTCAGTAGCGGAAGATCCACCACTACCCCTATCTGACCAAAAAGCACCAGAGATAGATAGTGCTTTTACTATAGTTGTGCCTGTATATAATCCTCATACCCAGCAGTATTTGATTGAAATGGCGGCGTTATTAGCACGTCAGTCTCAGGGCAAAATTGTACCACTGGCGATCGCTAATGCTGCTGCTCACATGGATGCACCGCAGTTAGAAGCCTCTCTACAACGGAGTGAGCGGTTATTGACCAAAGCCACTGCACAAAGTCGAGTATTGGGCGTACCTACGGAAGCAGTGCTGCGGATTGATGATGCCTTTGCTCAGGGAATTAGCAGAGCGGCTCGTGAACAAAAGGCTAATTTAATTGTTATGGGTTGGGGTAAACGCACTGGGTTGCGAGCGCGTTTATTTGGGAATGTGATTGATGGTGTGCTTTGGGCTTCCCATTGTCCAGTAGCGGTGACACGTCTAGTAGAATCACCGAAAAAAATTCAGCGCATCTTAGTACCAATAGAGAACTTAACAGCACCCACATTACAGCCTGTACAATTTGCCCAGATGCTGGCAGAAGCAAATCAGAGCCACATTACTGTGCTGAATGTGTGCGATCGCCGCACTAGTTCTAGTAAAATTGCTTGGAGGCGATCGCATCTCTCACTGCTAGTATCTAAATTGGCTTTGACCAATGCCCCAGAAATTCAAATCATCGCTCATGAAAATGTTGCCCAAGCAATTTTGCAGGCAGCACGATTATATGATTTAGTCGTTTTACCTTTTATACGTAATCGTACCAGTCCTGGAGGGTTAACCATTAGCGATGTCACTACCCAGTTAGCCAGCCAACTCACTTGCTCCATCGTCATGCTTGGAGAACCGCAACGCACTCAAACTAATGTAATTACCTCTAATACGGTTACTAGCATTACTTCTGCTGTATAA
- a CDS encoding UDP-glucuronic acid decarboxylase family protein, translated as MRILVTGGAGFIGSHLIDRLMTAGHELICLDNFYTGHKRNILKWLGHPYFELIRHDITEPIRLEVDQIYHLACPASPVHYQYNPVKTVKTNVMGTLNMLGLAKRVKARFFLASTSEVYGDPEVHPQTEEYRGSVNPIGIRSCYDEGKRIAETLAFDYYRQNKVDIRVVRIFNTYGPRMLENDGRVVSNFIVQALRGNPLTVYGDGSQTRSFCYVSDLVEGFIRLMNSDYIGPVNLGNPGEYTILQLAQTVQNMINPEAQIKFEALPSDDPRRRQPDITKAKTWLNWEPTIPLQEGLKLTIEDFRDRIQSDVNNSTT; from the coding sequence ATGAGAATTTTGGTGACGGGCGGTGCTGGGTTTATTGGTTCCCATCTCATCGACCGACTAATGACTGCTGGGCATGAATTAATATGCTTGGATAATTTTTACACTGGCCACAAACGCAACATTCTTAAATGGTTAGGTCATCCGTACTTTGAACTGATTCGCCACGATATAACCGAACCAATTCGGTTAGAAGTAGATCAAATTTATCATTTAGCTTGTCCAGCTTCACCAGTACATTACCAGTACAACCCAGTTAAAACCGTTAAAACTAACGTGATGGGAACACTGAATATGTTGGGGCTAGCTAAACGTGTAAAAGCTAGGTTTTTCTTGGCTTCAACTAGTGAAGTATACGGTGATCCAGAAGTTCATCCCCAAACTGAAGAGTATCGGGGTAGCGTCAATCCCATTGGGATACGTTCATGCTACGACGAGGGTAAAAGAATTGCTGAAACTCTAGCATTTGATTACTACAGGCAAAATAAAGTTGATATTCGAGTTGTTCGGATATTCAACACCTACGGGCCGAGAATGTTAGAAAACGATGGTCGGGTGGTGAGCAACTTTATAGTTCAAGCCTTACGGGGTAATCCTTTAACCGTCTACGGCGATGGTTCGCAAACTCGTAGTTTCTGCTATGTTTCTGATTTGGTAGAAGGATTCATCCGCCTAATGAATAGCGACTACATTGGCCCAGTCAACCTGGGCAATCCTGGTGAATACACGATTTTACAATTGGCACAAACGGTGCAAAATATGATCAACCCGGAAGCCCAGATTAAGTTCGAGGCACTACCTTCGGATGATCCCCGACGTCGCCAACCTGATATCACAAAGGCAAAAACTTGGTTAAATTGGGAACCTACCATTCCTCTACAAGAGGGGTTAAAACTAACAATAGAAGATTTTCGCGATCGCATTCAAAGCGATGTCAATAATTCAACCACCTAA
- a CDS encoding UDP-glucose dehydrogenase family protein — MRVCVIGTGYVGLVTGACLAHIGHDVICVDNNEEKVKLMKSGQSPIFEPGLSEIMQSAIQAEKIHFTSDLAAGVDHGEILFIAVGTPPLPTGESDTRYVEAVARGIGENLNGGYKVIVNKSTVPIGSGDWVRMLVLDGIAERQKTLIPAGGVPSDEKLTEFAAEFDVVSNPEFLREGSAVHDTFNPDRIVLGGNSQRAVALMQQLYAPIVERKYADDQSLPPVPILATDLSSAEMIKYAANAFLATKISFINEVANICDRVGADVTQVAKGIGLDSRIGNKFLQAGIGWGGSCFPKDVSALIHTADDYGYEAQLMKAAVSVNERQRLIALEKLQQVLKILKGKTVGLLGLTFKPDTDDLRDAPALILIEQLNRLGAKVKAYDPIISQTGMRHGLSGVLVETDAERLADGCDALVLVTEWQQFSTLDYVKMAKLMAHPVIIDGRNFLDPEAMIRAGFQYVGVGR, encoded by the coding sequence ATGCGTGTTTGCGTGATTGGTACTGGTTACGTTGGTTTAGTTACAGGTGCTTGCTTGGCTCATATTGGGCATGATGTAATTTGCGTAGACAACAACGAAGAAAAAGTTAAGTTAATGAAGTCTGGGCAGTCCCCAATTTTTGAGCCAGGACTCTCAGAAATTATGCAGTCTGCCATTCAAGCAGAGAAAATTCATTTTACTAGCGATCTCGCCGCCGGAGTAGACCACGGGGAAATTTTGTTTATTGCTGTGGGAACACCACCTTTACCTACTGGTGAAAGTGATACTCGTTACGTCGAAGCTGTAGCCCGTGGTATTGGGGAAAACCTCAACGGTGGTTACAAAGTCATAGTGAATAAATCTACAGTACCCATTGGTTCTGGTGACTGGGTGCGGATGCTTGTTTTAGATGGGATTGCAGAGCGGCAGAAAACACTGATACCCGCAGGTGGCGTACCCAGTGATGAGAAATTAACTGAGTTTGCAGCTGAATTTGATGTAGTGAGCAATCCAGAGTTTTTGCGCGAAGGTTCGGCAGTTCACGACACCTTTAACCCTGATCGCATTGTACTAGGAGGCAATAGCCAAAGAGCAGTAGCCTTAATGCAACAACTCTATGCCCCAATTGTGGAACGCAAGTACGCTGATGATCAATCTTTACCCCCTGTACCAATTTTGGCAACAGACCTGAGCTCGGCGGAGATGATCAAATACGCCGCTAATGCCTTCTTAGCCACTAAGATTAGTTTTATTAACGAAGTTGCGAATATTTGCGATCGCGTCGGTGCTGATGTAACCCAAGTAGCCAAGGGTATCGGTCTAGACTCCCGCATTGGTAACAAGTTTTTACAAGCTGGTATTGGTTGGGGTGGTTCTTGTTTCCCCAAAGATGTCTCGGCTCTAATTCACACTGCTGATGATTATGGCTATGAAGCCCAGCTAATGAAAGCTGCTGTTAGTGTCAATGAACGTCAGCGGTTGATTGCTTTGGAGAAACTCCAACAAGTTCTGAAAATTCTCAAAGGCAAAACAGTCGGACTACTCGGACTGACCTTCAAGCCAGATACCGACGACTTGCGCGATGCCCCAGCACTCATCCTAATTGAGCAGCTAAACAGACTGGGAGCCAAAGTCAAAGCCTACGACCCTATTATTTCTCAAACAGGTATGCGTCATGGGCTTTCTGGGGTGTTAGTAGAAACCGATGCCGAAAGACTTGCTGACGGCTGTGATGCCTTAGTACTTGTCACCGAATGGCAGCAGTTCAGCACTCTCGACTATGTGAAGATGGCAAAATTGATGGCCCACCCAGTTATCATTGATGGTCGTAACTTCCTCGACCCCGAAGCAATGATCCGGGCTGGATTCCAATATGTAGGCGTGGGAAGATAG
- a CDS encoding DUF2993 domain-containing protein, producing the protein MFGGLTGLQDPKGTDWGERMLNTVASQTIRHLFTQSESVEVFVRCYPSSKLLQGSIDSFKMSGRGLVIRKDFAVEEMSFETDAVAIDFGSVLSGKLSLKQPTQAIAQVILSEAGINQAFNAELVKKRLLNLSVPSLTALSGGEPVSFTDVQVQLLPENRLQLVAKADLNNGELVPLSMILTVAIERRRRVSFKDPKIQLDQVPEAQREISQTLSVALVEILDNMVDLDRFDLDGVKMRLNRLETEGQKLIFSGYAEIERVPSSS; encoded by the coding sequence ATGTTCGGCGGACTTACTGGTTTACAAGATCCTAAAGGCACTGATTGGGGAGAGCGGATGCTCAACACAGTCGCCAGCCAAACGATTCGCCACCTGTTTACGCAAAGCGAGTCAGTAGAAGTCTTTGTGCGCTGCTACCCCTCCAGCAAACTGTTGCAAGGCAGCATTGATAGCTTCAAAATGAGCGGTCGTGGCTTGGTGATTCGGAAAGATTTCGCGGTTGAGGAGATGTCTTTTGAAACCGATGCGGTGGCTATTGACTTCGGCTCGGTTTTAAGTGGCAAACTTAGTCTTAAGCAACCCACTCAAGCGATCGCTCAAGTCATATTATCAGAAGCAGGCATCAACCAAGCCTTTAATGCGGAACTGGTGAAAAAGCGTCTGCTTAACCTCTCCGTACCATCCCTGACAGCATTATCTGGCGGTGAACCAGTCTCATTTACGGATGTCCAGGTACAGCTATTGCCAGAGAATCGTTTACAGCTTGTAGCAAAAGCAGATTTAAATAATGGCGAACTCGTACCCCTGAGCATGATTTTAACAGTAGCTATTGAAAGGCGGCGGCGAGTTTCTTTCAAAGATCCAAAAATTCAACTTGACCAAGTGCCAGAAGCACAACGAGAAATCTCGCAAACCTTGAGCGTAGCGCTGGTAGAAATTTTAGATAATATGGTTGATCTTGATCGTTTTGACCTTGATGGAGTGAAAATGCGGCTCAATCGATTAGAAACTGAAGGTCAAAAACTTATTTTCAGTGGATATGCTGAAATTGAACGTGTTCCAAGTAGCTCTTGA
- a CDS encoding type II toxin-antitoxin system HicB family antitoxin — protein sequence MKHYHINIFYSEEDDGYIADIPDLKYCSAFGLTEEEALREVLQAKAAWLDAAKVESKETPEARYRPAIYQIAS from the coding sequence ATGAAGCACTATCACATTAATATTTTCTACAGTGAAGAAGATGATGGCTACATTGCTGATATTCCTGATCTGAAATATTGTTCAGCATTTGGTCTAACTGAAGAAGAAGCACTTCGTGAAGTCTTGCAAGCAAAAGCAGCATGGTTAGATGCTGCCAAAGTGGAGAGTAAAGAAACTCCTGAAGCGAGATATCGACCTGCAATTTATCAGATAGCTTCATGA
- a CDS encoding competence/damage-inducible protein A — MSAEIICVGTELLLGDILNGNAQFLAQQLAQLGIPHYYQTVVGDNPERLKEVIEIAISRAQILIFTGGLGPTPDDLTCETIADFFKVPLVERSDIIEDITQKFAQRGRVMSPSNRKQALIPQGAEILPNPTGTAPGIIWQPRPEITIFTFPGVPSEMHPMWEETAVPFLKSQGWGKEIIYSRSLKFWGIGESALAEKVASYLKLPNPTVAPYAGKGEVRLRVSAKATSEAAAEELIAPIEKQLKEIAGLDFYGVNNDTLASVVGQLLRTSKETLSVAESCTGGGLGQMLTEISGSSDYFWGGVISYDNSVKAGLLGVNQEDLDKFGAVSAIVAEQMAIGVKTRLATTWGLSITGIAGPTGGTDTKPVGLVYVGLAGPDDEVASFEYQFGTVRGRALIRHVSANAALDNLRRKLLTR, encoded by the coding sequence ATGAGCGCAGAAATTATTTGTGTTGGTACTGAACTGCTGCTAGGAGATATCCTCAACGGCAATGCTCAATTTTTGGCGCAACAATTAGCGCAGCTAGGTATCCCCCATTACTATCAAACAGTGGTTGGGGATAACCCAGAACGGTTGAAAGAAGTTATAGAAATTGCTATTTCCAGAGCGCAAATTCTCATTTTTACTGGTGGACTCGGCCCGACACCAGATGATCTCACCTGCGAAACCATCGCCGATTTTTTTAAAGTCCCGTTGGTAGAACGCTCTGACATCATCGAAGACATAACCCAGAAATTCGCCCAACGTGGTCGGGTTATGTCACCAAGTAACCGTAAACAAGCTTTGATTCCCCAAGGTGCAGAAATTCTCCCCAACCCCACTGGAACAGCACCCGGCATCATTTGGCAACCTCGTCCTGAAATTACTATTTTCACCTTTCCCGGTGTTCCCAGTGAAATGCACCCGATGTGGGAAGAAACAGCCGTCCCATTTCTCAAAAGTCAAGGTTGGGGTAAAGAAATTATTTACAGTCGGAGTTTAAAGTTTTGGGGTATTGGTGAATCGGCTTTGGCGGAAAAGGTTGCTTCCTATTTGAAGTTGCCAAATCCCACAGTAGCACCTTACGCAGGTAAGGGGGAAGTAAGATTGCGAGTCTCTGCTAAAGCAACTTCAGAAGCAGCCGCAGAAGAACTAATTGCGCCCATTGAGAAACAACTTAAAGAAATCGCCGGACTGGATTTTTACGGCGTTAATAATGATACTCTTGCTTCCGTGGTCGGTCAGCTGTTGCGGACATCAAAAGAAACGCTTTCAGTCGCAGAATCTTGCACTGGTGGCGGTTTAGGACAAATGTTAACTGAGATTTCTGGGAGTTCTGATTACTTTTGGGGTGGAGTAATTTCTTATGACAATTCGGTGAAGGCTGGGCTGCTGGGGGTTAACCAGGAAGATTTAGATAAATTTGGGGCGGTAAGTGCGATCGTTGCAGAGCAAATGGCAATTGGGGTAAAAACTCGACTTGCAACCACTTGGGGATTGAGTATTACTGGTATTGCTGGCCCAACTGGAGGGACGGATACTAAGCCAGTGGGTTTAGTTTACGTTGGTTTAGCTGGGCCAGACGATGAAGTGGCAAGTTTTGAGTATCAGTTTGGCACAGTGCGAGGACGCGCTCTAATTCGTCATGTTAGTGCGAATGCAGCGTTGGATAATCTGCGGCGGAAGTTGTTAACGAGGTAG
- the glyA gene encoding serine hydroxymethyltransferase — protein MTRTNSDFLSSSDPAIAELINDELQRQRDHLELIASENFTSAAVLAAQGSVLTNKYAEGLPGKRYYGGCEFIDKIEQVAIDRAKQIFGAAHANVQPHSGAQANFAVFLSLLQPGDKIMGMDLSHGGHLTHGSPVNFSGKWFQVSHYGVSQQTEQLDYDQIRELALRERPKLLICGYSAYPRIIDFQKFRSIADEIGAYLLADIAHIAGLVASGLHPDPIPHCHVVTTTTHKTLRGPRGGLILTGDAELGKKLDKSVFPGSQGGPLEHVIAGKAVAFGEALKPEFKTYSAQVIENARALAEQLQNRGLKLVSNGTDNHLILVDLRSVNLTGKQADQLVSTVNITANKNTIPFDPQSPFVTSGLRLGSPAMTTRGLGVGEFTEIANIISDRLLSPDSDVVTQDCRQRVAALCDRFPLYPHLEIPVPALA, from the coding sequence GTGACTAGGACTAATTCAGACTTTCTTTCCTCCAGTGATCCAGCGATCGCGGAGTTAATCAACGACGAACTACAGCGTCAGCGTGACCACTTGGAGTTGATTGCTAGTGAAAACTTTACCTCCGCCGCTGTACTGGCGGCTCAAGGTTCGGTACTGACAAATAAATATGCCGAAGGTTTACCTGGTAAACGCTACTATGGCGGTTGTGAGTTTATCGACAAAATCGAGCAAGTAGCGATCGACCGTGCTAAACAGATATTTGGTGCTGCTCATGCGAATGTGCAACCCCATTCTGGCGCACAAGCCAATTTTGCAGTGTTTCTGTCGCTACTGCAACCAGGAGACAAAATTATGGGGATGGATTTGTCTCATGGGGGACATCTTACCCACGGTTCCCCTGTAAATTTTTCAGGTAAGTGGTTCCAAGTTAGCCACTATGGTGTCAGTCAACAAACAGAACAACTTGACTATGACCAAATTCGAGAGCTGGCGCTAAGGGAGCGTCCTAAGCTGCTGATTTGTGGTTATTCGGCTTATCCTCGTATCATTGACTTTCAAAAGTTCCGTAGTATTGCTGATGAAATCGGCGCTTACTTACTTGCCGATATTGCCCACATTGCTGGTTTAGTTGCTAGTGGTCTTCATCCCGATCCCATTCCTCATTGTCACGTAGTAACAACAACTACACATAAGACTCTACGCGGCCCTAGAGGTGGTTTAATTTTGACTGGTGACGCAGAACTAGGTAAAAAGCTAGATAAATCTGTTTTTCCTGGTAGCCAAGGCGGGCCATTGGAACACGTCATTGCTGGTAAGGCTGTAGCTTTTGGAGAAGCCCTCAAGCCTGAGTTTAAAACCTATTCTGCCCAAGTGATTGAAAATGCTCGTGCTTTGGCCGAACAACTACAAAATCGGGGTTTAAAGTTGGTGTCTAATGGCACGGATAACCATTTAATATTAGTAGATTTACGCTCTGTCAATCTAACTGGTAAGCAGGCGGATCAGCTAGTTAGTACCGTGAATATTACTGCTAACAAAAATACTATTCCCTTTGATCCACAATCGCCATTTGTTACCAGTGGTCTGAGGTTAGGTTCTCCAGCCATGACCACGCGGGGCTTAGGAGTAGGAGAATTTACCGAGATTGCAAATATTATTAGCGATCGCCTACTTTCTCCAGATTCCGACGTAGTAACCCAAGATTGTCGGCAACGGGTAGCGGCATTGTGCGATCGCTTCCCCTTATATCCTCACCTGGAAATTCCTGTACCAGCACTAGCATAA